Proteins encoded within one genomic window of Amorphoplanes friuliensis DSM 7358:
- the dapE gene encoding succinyl-diaminopimelate desuccinylase: MVELGGDVVALTQVLCDIPSVSGDEKVIADAVEAALRPLAHLEVLRDGDAVVARTRLGRGTRVILAGHLDTVPIADNLPTVLSGSGDDEVLRGRGTVDMKGGVAVMLTLAAQLTEPRYDITYVFYDHEEVAAKLNGLGRLVRNHPDWLVGDFAVLGEPSDATVEAGCQGTMRVKITVPGVAAHAARPWRGVNAIHGAGAVLDRLRAYEPRQPIVEGLQYREALNAVRIEGGVAGNVIPDECVLYVNHRFAPDRDVAEAEQFLREYFAGFELEVTDAAAGARPGLDNPAAKELLALVGRTPAPKLGWTDLARFSGLGVPGVNFGPGDPLQAHTAEEHCPTPAIREALRVLTDWLS; the protein is encoded by the coding sequence ATGGTTGAGCTTGGTGGGGACGTTGTCGCTCTGACGCAGGTGCTGTGTGACATTCCGTCGGTCAGTGGGGACGAGAAGGTCATCGCCGATGCGGTCGAGGCGGCGCTGCGGCCGCTGGCGCATCTCGAGGTGCTGCGGGACGGCGACGCGGTGGTGGCGCGGACCCGGCTGGGGCGGGGCACGCGGGTGATCCTCGCCGGGCACCTCGACACCGTTCCGATCGCTGACAACCTGCCGACCGTGCTGAGCGGGTCGGGTGACGACGAGGTGCTGCGGGGGCGGGGCACCGTCGACATGAAGGGCGGGGTCGCGGTCATGCTGACGCTGGCCGCGCAGCTGACCGAGCCGCGGTACGACATCACCTACGTCTTCTACGACCACGAGGAAGTCGCCGCGAAGCTCAACGGGCTCGGGCGGCTCGTGCGTAATCACCCCGACTGGCTGGTCGGTGACTTCGCGGTGCTGGGTGAGCCCTCGGACGCGACCGTGGAGGCCGGCTGCCAGGGGACCATGCGCGTCAAGATCACCGTGCCCGGCGTTGCGGCGCACGCGGCGCGGCCGTGGCGGGGCGTCAATGCCATTCACGGTGCCGGGGCGGTCCTGGACCGGCTGCGGGCGTACGAGCCGCGGCAGCCGATCGTGGAGGGTCTGCAATATCGGGAGGCGCTCAACGCGGTGCGCATCGAGGGTGGTGTCGCCGGCAACGTGATCCCGGACGAGTGTGTCCTCTACGTCAACCACCGTTTTGCGCCCGACCGGGATGTCGCCGAGGCCGAGCAGTTCCTCCGGGAGTACTTCGCCGGGTTCGAGCTCGAGGTCACCGACGCGGCTGCCGGGGCGCGGCCGGGGCTGGACAATCCGGCGGCCAAGGAGCTCCTCGCGCTTGTCGGGCGTACCCCGGCTCCGAAGCTGGGATGGACGGACCTGGCGCGGTTCAGCGGTCTCGGGGTTCCTGGGGTCAACTTCGGGCCCGGTGACCCGCTGCAGGCGCACACCGCGGAGGAGCACTGCCCGACACCGGCGATCCGCGAGGCGTTGCGGGTGCTCACCGACTGGCTGAGCTGA
- a CDS encoding S1C family serine protease: MVSQVVVRGDPPAEPPQRPMSWWRRALIGAVVLWAVGITAVVLLRDGGSEAPAAARPVPSASASPGPLTPAEVYQALLPSVVRIETTGATRADSATGTGVIANGDGTILTALHVVDGARSVKVSYADGTESAATVASKAPKQDIATLTPAKLPETLVPAVLGGGLAVGDDVVAMGNPLGLTATTTSGVVSGLDRALSEGRSGAISGLIQFDAAVNPGSSGGPLINNRGQVAGIVIALANPTDAGTFIGIGFAVPIGAALGAGEGDGQVPPL; this comes from the coding sequence ATGGTCAGTCAGGTGGTCGTGCGGGGTGACCCGCCCGCTGAGCCTCCCCAGCGCCCCATGAGCTGGTGGCGCAGGGCACTGATCGGGGCCGTGGTCCTCTGGGCCGTGGGGATCACCGCGGTGGTGCTGCTGCGTGACGGCGGTTCCGAGGCGCCTGCTGCCGCCCGCCCGGTGCCCAGTGCGTCGGCGTCGCCGGGACCGCTGACCCCGGCCGAGGTCTACCAGGCGTTGCTGCCCTCGGTGGTCCGCATCGAGACGACCGGCGCGACCAGGGCCGACTCGGCGACGGGCACCGGGGTGATCGCCAACGGGGACGGGACCATCCTCACCGCGCTGCACGTGGTCGACGGCGCCCGATCCGTCAAGGTCAGCTACGCGGACGGGACGGAGTCGGCCGCCACCGTGGCCAGTAAGGCTCCCAAACAGGACATTGCCACTCTCACGCCGGCGAAGCTGCCCGAGACGCTCGTGCCTGCGGTGCTCGGCGGCGGGCTGGCGGTCGGCGACGACGTGGTGGCGATGGGCAACCCGCTCGGACTGACCGCGACCACCACCTCCGGTGTTGTCTCCGGCCTCGACCGGGCGCTGTCCGAAGGCCGGTCCGGTGCCATCTCCGGGCTCATCCAGTTCGACGCGGCGGTCAATCCGGGAAGTTCGGGCGGGCCGCTCATCAACAACCGCGGGCAGGTGGCGGGCATCGTCATCGCGCTCGCGAACCCGACGGACGCCGGCACGTTCATCGGCATCGGCTTTGCCGTACCGATCGGTGCTGCGCTCGGAGCCGGTGAGGGTGACGGGCAGGTGCCACCGCTGTGA
- a CDS encoding ricin-type beta-trefoil lectin domain protein encodes MTLTPGFQGRTLSRSRRRLSVLLIAVVTALVGSAVIQQQPAQAAWNLVWADEFNGSGAPSSANWNYNVGNGLNPGLNSFDGWGNGEWEWYRPENCTQSGGNLVMRANWLTTPITVNGRNFYQTSCRMTTDTKRSFQYGRIEARMALPTATGSWPAFWMLGDSCDESSTSAYNPAQTYHDRLPTNWASCGEVDIMEHANANATVTNNIFWDLRTGVFPWTAGQNANYVANPAVNNAAAFHIYAIEWTAAQIRWYVDGVQTHVIDTTPATLEEFRKPFHIIFNLALGGTYPGQNPVQSQFPLTASIDYVRYYQDGGGTTPPPPTGGSATQINGPSGKCVDVAGDNTGGNGAAVQLWDCQGTAATDQQWTWNGQTLRTLGRCLDVQSGSTANGAKLQLWDCNGGGAQNWVQEGNRLRNPQSNRCIDSPSGATANGTRLQIWDCNGTAAQSFVKAA; translated from the coding sequence GTGACACTGACCCCAGGTTTTCAAGGCCGAACGCTGTCACGCAGCCGCCGGCGCCTCTCGGTCCTCCTCATCGCGGTCGTCACTGCACTCGTCGGTAGCGCGGTCATCCAGCAGCAGCCCGCGCAGGCCGCGTGGAACCTCGTGTGGGCCGACGAGTTCAACGGGTCCGGCGCGCCCAGCAGCGCCAACTGGAACTACAACGTCGGCAACGGACTCAACCCCGGCCTCAACTCCTTCGACGGCTGGGGCAACGGCGAGTGGGAGTGGTACCGCCCCGAGAACTGCACGCAGTCCGGCGGCAACCTCGTGATGCGCGCCAACTGGCTCACGACGCCCATCACGGTCAACGGCCGCAACTTCTACCAGACGTCGTGCCGCATGACGACGGACACGAAGAGGTCCTTCCAGTACGGCCGCATCGAGGCGCGCATGGCGCTGCCGACCGCGACCGGCTCGTGGCCGGCTTTCTGGATGCTCGGTGACTCGTGCGACGAGTCGTCCACGAGCGCCTACAACCCGGCACAGACCTACCACGACCGCCTGCCCACCAACTGGGCCAGTTGCGGCGAGGTCGACATCATGGAACACGCGAACGCGAACGCGACCGTCACGAACAACATCTTCTGGGATCTCCGGACCGGCGTGTTCCCGTGGACAGCGGGTCAGAACGCCAACTACGTTGCGAACCCCGCCGTCAACAACGCCGCTGCCTTCCACATCTATGCGATCGAGTGGACGGCCGCACAGATCCGCTGGTACGTCGACGGTGTGCAGACGCACGTGATCGACACGACTCCGGCCACCCTGGAGGAGTTCCGCAAGCCGTTCCACATCATCTTCAACCTGGCGCTGGGCGGCACGTACCCCGGACAGAACCCCGTGCAGAGCCAGTTCCCGCTCACCGCATCGATCGACTACGTGCGCTACTACCAGGACGGTGGGGGCACGACGCCGCCACCTCCCACGGGCGGATCCGCGACGCAGATCAACGGCCCGAGTGGCAAGTGCGTCGACGTGGCCGGTGACAACACGGGTGGCAACGGCGCGGCTGTGCAGCTGTGGGACTGCCAGGGCACGGCGGCGACCGACCAGCAGTGGACGTGGAACGGGCAGACGCTCCGCACCCTCGGTCGCTGCCTCGACGTCCAGTCCGGCAGCACAGCCAATGGCGCCAAGCTTCAACTCTGGGACTGCAACGGTGGCGGCGCTCAGAACTGGGTCCAGGAAGGCAACCGGCTGCGCAATCCGCAGAGCAACAGGTGCATCGACTCACCATCGGGCGCCACAGCGAACGGGACCCGATTGCAGATCTGGGACTGCAACGGAACGGCCGCACAGTCCTTCGTGAAGGCCGCGTGA
- a CDS encoding MFS transporter, whose translation MAEVETPDGDDSEPRHLPTDRPLSSPPFRWFFIGRSVSLAGSFMSPVALSFGVLEITGSGAWLSAVLAAAVIPMVATMLIGGGIADRYRRDSVLRLTSLGAGITQAGVAVVLLTHQRPALLLPLAALNGVFQGLTTPTLRGILANLVSGRALQQASSQLASAGNTARILGPSAAGFLTASAGGGWAIAADAATFLAAAACFARISLPGRPPRAADDPSMLSALAEGWKYFRTRTWIWSVTLAFAIFNATTMGFWQVLGPVITNDTIGPGGWGLALSARGVGALLAGLILVKIPIMRRPMTPALTAMALAALPLILLGASSNLAWLMTATFIAGIVAEFFTFVWVTVTNTHIPERLLSRVGAHDEFWSFLSLPVGQISASALTEAVGSTTVAYAGGGIGAAAMLLTALVPSLRRIEINNK comes from the coding sequence GTGGCTGAAGTCGAAACGCCGGACGGTGACGATTCCGAGCCACGACATCTTCCGACAGATCGGCCGCTGTCCTCGCCGCCGTTTCGTTGGTTCTTCATCGGCCGGTCGGTCTCCCTGGCCGGCAGTTTCATGTCGCCGGTCGCCCTCTCGTTCGGCGTCCTGGAGATCACCGGCAGCGGGGCCTGGCTGTCCGCGGTCCTCGCCGCCGCGGTGATCCCGATGGTCGCGACCATGCTGATCGGCGGCGGCATCGCCGATCGCTACCGCCGGGATTCCGTGCTTCGCCTGACCAGCCTCGGGGCCGGCATCACTCAGGCCGGCGTCGCCGTTGTCCTGCTCACCCACCAACGCCCCGCGCTGCTGCTCCCGCTGGCCGCTCTCAACGGCGTCTTTCAGGGACTGACCACACCAACGCTGCGGGGCATCCTCGCGAACCTGGTGTCCGGCCGTGCTCTGCAACAGGCGAGCTCGCAGCTGGCCTCCGCCGGCAATACCGCCCGCATTCTCGGGCCGAGCGCCGCCGGCTTCCTGACCGCCTCGGCCGGCGGCGGCTGGGCAATCGCCGCGGACGCTGCCACGTTCCTCGCTGCGGCCGCCTGCTTCGCCCGCATCTCCCTGCCCGGCCGACCACCACGAGCCGCGGACGACCCCTCGATGCTGAGCGCCTTGGCCGAAGGATGGAAATACTTCCGGACCCGGACGTGGATCTGGTCGGTGACACTCGCCTTCGCGATCTTCAACGCGACGACCATGGGGTTCTGGCAGGTCCTCGGCCCGGTGATCACGAACGACACCATCGGCCCCGGCGGCTGGGGCCTCGCACTGAGCGCCCGCGGCGTCGGGGCGCTGCTGGCCGGCCTGATCCTGGTGAAAATACCGATCATGCGGCGACCGATGACGCCGGCCTTGACCGCCATGGCCCTGGCGGCCCTCCCGCTCATTCTGCTCGGCGCGAGCTCGAACCTTGCCTGGCTCATGACGGCCACCTTCATCGCCGGCATCGTCGCCGAGTTCTTCACGTTCGTCTGGGTGACAGTGACCAACACTCACATCCCGGAACGCCTGCTCTCCCGGGTGGGCGCCCACGACGAGTTCTGGTCGTTCCTGTCCCTGCCCGTCGGCCAGATCTCCGCTTCCGCCCTCACGGAGGCGGTCGGCAGCACGACGGTCGCCTACGCCGGCGGCGGCATCGGAGCCGCGGCGATGCTGTTGACAGCCCTCGTCCCCTCACTCCGCCGCATCGAGATCAACAACAAGTGA
- a CDS encoding AMP-binding protein produces the protein MRLPLSQAQLGVWHALRLDPASPAFDIGGHAELPGPIEADLLERAVGAMVAEVAAFRVRFDDTTEPVTQVIAPEVRMPLARLDLTGPEAARAWMRAELGVPRDPTRDPLLEVALLRVGDERHWWFVRSHHLVLDGYSVPLVCGRVAHIYTALLQGADPGPSPFAPYRGLLDAETAYRESPDFGADREFWLGRMAGAHDVPTLGGRIGPPLGPFHRSAAELPAAVAETLRGRTWVPAVMAAFAGYLARLTGAGELRLGVPLAGRSGPLLRTPGNAANLLPLRVAVRPGRDPADLMAAVAAELRQVVRHQRYRGEDLARDLGAVGAGPALFGPSVNIRDFDHGLTFGAGETMLHDVTAGPVEDLTLSVRREGSRFGLYLDGNAGAYSRSDVEAHLPRFVDYLTAFTGRRVVPRQRSGEYESADQARARRTGGHRHGPAPAVRPPGLAEAFAQQVRATPDALALHDGDRRWTFAALTGRVDRLAAALRVAGAGPEKVVALMLPRGAEYVIGLLAVARTGAAWTPVDPARVAHIPRPDFILAGDALAGEARVGEVLAGNAWGGEVLAGEGAVVAAPPVSSTGGVPLALAAVPVVSVASEAEPPSTWPVPDPRNLASVIATSGSTGSPRAVAVTHGAIANLLSSHRTGIMTATRLRVGHTAPFTVDAALDPLLWMVAGHELVLLPEETYRDPYALVSAVREARVDLIDVPPSYLRVLLDAGLLDGEHRPGVVVFGGEAAPAELWRRLRVAAGRGLNAYGPTEFTVDALVARVSDTEAPVLGVPVAGARALVLDGALRPVPEGGVGELYLGGPGLARGYAGQPGLTAGRFVADPVGPPGERLFRTGDLVRLMVGGDLVFLGRTDDQLKIRGFRVEPGETEAVLAADPGVLACAVVPKPGPGGTVLVAYVVPAPVAPGPIPGQAPGPAAPGPMPGPAAPGPMPGQTPRPVAAGAVPGPVSPDLAAGPVELELVSGPTAPGAAGSRSGGDELAGLLMVRVRSVLPEHLVPAAIMVVPELPLAADGTLDRRALPAPELRGDRPYRAPGTVTESALCDCFAEVLEVGRVGADDDFFALGGHSLLAGRLQGVIRERLDAGVSLRAIFTHRTARALAGLLDRT, from the coding sequence GTGCGACTGCCGCTGTCGCAAGCACAGCTCGGTGTCTGGCATGCGCTGCGGCTGGACCCGGCGAGCCCGGCGTTCGACATCGGCGGTCATGCCGAACTCCCCGGGCCCATCGAGGCGGACCTGCTCGAGCGGGCCGTCGGCGCGATGGTGGCCGAGGTGGCGGCATTCCGGGTGCGGTTCGACGACACCACCGAGCCGGTCACCCAGGTCATCGCGCCCGAGGTGCGGATGCCGCTCGCCCGGCTCGACCTCACCGGTCCCGAGGCGGCCCGGGCCTGGATGCGGGCCGAGCTGGGTGTCCCGCGTGACCCGACCCGCGACCCGCTTCTCGAGGTGGCGCTGCTGCGGGTCGGCGACGAGCGGCACTGGTGGTTCGTGCGCAGCCATCACCTCGTGCTCGACGGTTACAGCGTGCCACTGGTCTGCGGGCGGGTGGCCCACATTTACACCGCCCTGCTGCAGGGTGCGGATCCGGGGCCGAGCCCGTTCGCCCCGTACCGGGGGCTGCTCGATGCGGAGACCGCCTACCGTGAGTCACCGGATTTCGGCGCGGACCGGGAGTTCTGGCTCGGGCGGATGGCGGGCGCGCACGACGTTCCGACGCTGGGAGGTCGCATCGGCCCGCCGCTCGGGCCGTTCCACCGCAGCGCGGCCGAGCTGCCGGCCGCGGTCGCCGAGACACTGCGGGGACGCACCTGGGTGCCCGCGGTCATGGCGGCCTTCGCCGGCTATCTCGCGCGGCTGACCGGCGCCGGTGAGCTGCGGCTCGGTGTGCCGCTGGCCGGCCGCTCCGGCCCGCTGCTGCGGACGCCGGGAAACGCCGCCAACCTGCTGCCGTTGCGCGTCGCCGTCCGGCCCGGTCGTGATCCGGCCGACCTGATGGCCGCGGTCGCCGCCGAACTGCGCCAGGTCGTCCGGCACCAGCGTTACCGCGGCGAGGACCTGGCCCGGGACCTCGGCGCGGTCGGTGCCGGGCCCGCCCTCTTCGGCCCGAGCGTCAACATCCGTGACTTCGACCACGGTCTCACCTTCGGCGCGGGCGAGACCATGCTGCACGACGTCACGGCCGGGCCGGTCGAGGATCTGACCCTTTCGGTACGCCGTGAAGGCAGCCGTTTCGGCCTGTACCTCGACGGCAACGCCGGCGCCTACAGCCGCTCGGACGTCGAGGCCCACCTGCCCCGCTTCGTGGATTACCTCACCGCCTTCACCGGCCGCCGCGTTGTCCCCCGGCAGCGGTCGGGGGAGTACGAGTCGGCTGATCAGGCCCGGGCGCGGCGTACCGGCGGGCACCGCCACGGCCCGGCGCCCGCTGTCCGTCCGCCCGGACTCGCGGAGGCGTTCGCGCAGCAGGTTCGGGCCACTCCGGACGCCCTCGCGCTCCACGACGGTGACCGCCGCTGGACCTTCGCCGCGCTCACCGGCCGGGTGGACCGGCTGGCGGCGGCCCTGCGCGTTGCGGGTGCCGGGCCGGAGAAGGTGGTGGCGCTGATGCTGCCGAGAGGAGCGGAATACGTGATCGGTCTCCTCGCGGTCGCCCGGACCGGCGCCGCCTGGACGCCCGTCGACCCGGCCCGCGTCGCGCACATACCCCGACCCGACTTCATCCTGGCCGGCGATGCCCTGGCCGGGGAGGCGCGGGTCGGGGAGGTCCTGGCCGGCAATGCCTGGGGCGGTGAGGTCCTGGCCGGCGAGGGTGCAGTGGTCGCGGCTCCTCCGGTCAGCTCGACAGGTGGTGTGCCGTTGGCGCTCGCTGCCGTGCCGGTCGTCTCGGTCGCTTCCGAGGCCGAACCGCCGTCCACGTGGCCCGTGCCGGACCCGCGGAACCTTGCTTCCGTGATCGCGACGTCCGGCTCGACCGGCAGCCCTCGGGCGGTCGCGGTCACCCACGGTGCAATCGCGAACCTCCTGAGCAGCCACCGCACCGGCATCATGACCGCGACGCGGCTGCGCGTCGGCCACACCGCGCCCTTCACCGTCGACGCGGCGCTCGACCCTCTGCTCTGGATGGTCGCCGGTCACGAGCTCGTCCTGCTGCCCGAGGAGACCTACCGTGACCCTTACGCCCTGGTCAGCGCGGTGCGGGAGGCGCGGGTCGACCTGATCGACGTGCCGCCGTCGTACCTGCGGGTGCTGCTGGATGCCGGCCTGCTCGACGGTGAGCACCGCCCCGGTGTGGTGGTGTTTGGCGGGGAGGCGGCGCCGGCGGAGTTGTGGAGACGGTTGCGGGTGGCTGCCGGTCGTGGGCTCAACGCTTACGGGCCGACGGAGTTCACCGTGGACGCGCTGGTCGCGCGGGTGAGCGACACCGAGGCGCCGGTGCTGGGTGTGCCGGTGGCGGGCGCGCGGGCTCTGGTGCTCGACGGTGCGCTCCGGCCCGTACCGGAAGGGGGTGTCGGTGAGCTGTATCTGGGCGGTCCGGGGCTTGCGCGCGGTTATGCCGGGCAGCCGGGGCTGACCGCCGGGCGGTTCGTCGCGGATCCGGTGGGACCGCCCGGCGAGCGGCTGTTCCGGACCGGCGACCTGGTGCGGCTGATGGTCGGCGGTGATCTGGTGTTCCTGGGCCGGACCGACGATCAGCTGAAGATCCGCGGTTTCCGGGTCGAGCCGGGTGAGACAGAGGCCGTGCTGGCCGCCGACCCCGGGGTGCTGGCCTGCGCGGTGGTGCCAAAACCGGGCCCCGGCGGCACGGTCCTGGTCGCCTATGTCGTCCCCGCACCGGTCGCGCCCGGACCAATCCCCGGGCAAGCACCCGGGCCAGCCGCGCCCGGACCAATGCCCGGACCGGCCGCGCCCGGACCAATGCCCGGGCAAACACCCAGGCCAGTCGCGGCCGGAGCAGTGCCCGGGCCGGTCTCGCCCGATTTGGCGGCCGGGCCGGTGGAGCTCGAATTGGTGTCCGGGCCGACCGCGCCCGGGGCAGCCGGGAGTCGTTCCGGCGGGGATGAGCTGGCCGGTTTGCTCATGGTTCGGGTGAGGTCGGTGTTGCCGGAGCACCTGGTGCCTGCCGCGATCATGGTCGTGCCGGAGTTGCCGCTTGCTGCCGACGGGACCCTCGACCGCCGGGCCCTGCCCGCCCCTGAACTGCGGGGTGACCGGCCCTACCGGGCGCCGGGCACGGTGACCGAGTCCGCGCTCTGTGACTGTTTCGCCGAGGTGCTGGAGGTCGGCCGGGTCGGTGCCGACGACGACTTTTTCGCGCTCGGCGGCCATTCGCTGCTGGCCGGTCGTCTGCAGGGGGTGATCCGGGAGCGGCTCGACGCTGGGGTCAGTCTGCGGGCGATCTTCACGCATCGCACGGCGCGTGCTCTGGCCGGGTTGCTCGACCGCACCTGA